A single Danio rerio strain Tuebingen ecotype United States chromosome 17, GRCz12tu, whole genome shotgun sequence DNA region contains:
- the mrpl33 gene encoding large ribosomal subunit protein bL33m, which produces MFLTTVNLAKSKSKTLLVQMVSAAGTGYSFNTKRGRLREKLVLRKNDPIVNKHVLFFEKKKVRSL; this is translated from the exons TTGCCAAGAGCAAATCCAA GACATTGCTGGTTCAAATGGTGAGTGCTGCTGGCACCGGTTATTCTTTTAACACCAAAAGAGGACGACTGAGAGAAAAACTGGTTTTGCGGAAGAATGACCCCATAG TGAACAAACATGTCCTGTTCTTTGAAAAGAAGAAGGTACGATCTCTCTAA